In Halococcus saccharolyticus DSM 5350, the following are encoded in one genomic region:
- a CDS encoding alpha/beta hydrolase codes for MSADLPLEHVSIEPDVSTDGPAPAVFVLHGRGADEEDLLPVAQRLPDELHVISLRAPDRLMGGYTWYELDVPDGDLHESQPVMDEFRRSLDLVSETIDAAIDEYDLDPDRIGLLGFSQGAISSLSLLVEDPERYAWVVALHGYLAESHADAEPVGIEDTPVFVGSGTADQIIPSSRAQAAADRLHEMGCPVEAHEYGSAHGIAPDELADVVEWVEARLG; via the coding sequence ATGTCCGCCGACCTCCCGCTCGAACACGTCTCGATCGAACCCGACGTTTCCACCGACGGTCCCGCGCCGGCGGTGTTCGTTCTCCACGGCCGCGGTGCCGACGAGGAGGATCTCCTTCCAGTTGCCCAGCGCCTTCCCGACGAACTCCACGTCATCAGTCTTCGCGCGCCGGATCGGCTGATGGGCGGGTACACGTGGTACGAGCTCGACGTGCCGGACGGCGACCTCCACGAGAGCCAGCCCGTCATGGACGAGTTCCGCCGAAGTCTCGATCTCGTGAGCGAGACGATCGACGCCGCGATCGACGAGTACGACCTCGATCCCGACCGAATCGGGCTGCTGGGATTCAGTCAGGGAGCGATTTCGTCGCTCTCGCTCCTGGTCGAAGACCCCGAACGCTACGCGTGGGTCGTCGCGCTCCACGGCTATCTCGCCGAGTCACACGCCGACGCCGAGCCCGTCGGTATCGAGGACACACCAGTGTTCGTCGGTTCGGGGACCGCAGACCAGATCATTCCGTCGAGTCGTGCCCAGGCGGCGGCTGACCGCCTGCACGAGATGGGCTGTCCGGTCGAGGCCCACGAGTACGGAAGCGCCCACGGGATCGCGCCGGACGAACTCGCGGACGTGGTCGAGTGGGTCGAGGCGCGCCTGGGCTGA
- a CDS encoding YlbF family regulator — MSTEPELDAETDADAEPMATAGRPEDLAGDLGSAIADTPEYERFAEAKAEVERSPEAQEKVQEFERLRDEFMLARQTGEASQEDLQKLQTAQQELHEVPAMAEFLDAQNRLDARLERISDAVSVELDFDFGDRIGACCQD; from the coding sequence ATGAGCACCGAACCGGAGCTCGATGCAGAGACCGACGCCGACGCCGAACCGATGGCCACAGCGGGCCGGCCCGAGGACCTCGCTGGCGACCTCGGGAGCGCGATCGCCGACACGCCCGAGTACGAGCGGTTCGCCGAAGCGAAAGCCGAGGTCGAGCGGAGTCCCGAAGCCCAGGAGAAGGTTCAGGAGTTCGAGCGGCTCCGTGACGAGTTCATGCTCGCGCGCCAGACCGGCGAGGCGAGCCAAGAGGACCTCCAGAAGCTCCAGACCGCCCAGCAGGAACTCCACGAGGTCCCGGCGATGGCGGAGTTCCTCGACGCACAGAACCGACTCGACGCCCGGCTCGAACGCATCAGCGACGCGGTTTCGGTCGAACTCGACTTCGACTTCGGCGACCGGATCGGCGCGTGCTGTCAGGACTAA